From a region of the Helicobacter hepaticus ATCC 51449 genome:
- the folE gene encoding GTP cyclohydrolase I FolE translates to MQKSSHDSILECNAQAFFESLCQNVGENPTREGLLHTPKRIASAFSDMLNGYAKSPKQALGSVFEDGVCDEMIVLKKLHFYSICEHHLLPFFGHISIGYIPDKKLVGISGLARLTEVFTHRLQIQERLTAQIADALIAELKPKGAMIVCQARHLCLEMRSNVPQSHIITSALRGLFKKDSRTRAEFMQILKD, encoded by the coding sequence ATGCAAAAATCTAGCCACGATTCTATCTTAGAGTGCAATGCGCAAGCATTTTTTGAATCTTTATGTCAAAATGTCGGCGAAAATCCTACGCGTGAGGGATTACTTCATACACCAAAGCGCATTGCTAGTGCATTTTCCGATATGCTAAATGGCTATGCCAAAAGCCCGAAACAAGCGCTTGGTAGTGTCTTTGAAGATGGCGTATGTGATGAAATGATAGTGCTTAAAAAGCTACATTTTTACTCTATATGCGAGCATCATCTTTTGCCATTTTTTGGGCATATTTCTATTGGATATATCCCTGATAAAAAGCTTGTAGGTATTAGTGGCTTAGCAAGATTGACAGAGGTTTTTACACATAGATTACAGATTCAAGAGCGTTTGACTGCCCAGATTGCAGATGCGCTGATTGCTGAGCTTAAACCCAAAGGGGCAATGATAGTTTGCCAAGCACGACATCTTTGCCTTGAAATGCGCTCTAATGTGCCACAATCTCATATTATTACTTCTGCTTTACGCGGACTTTTTAAAAAAGATTCTAGAACAAGAGCAGAATTTATGCAGATTCTCAAAGATTAA
- a CDS encoding histidinol-phosphatase: MRIDLHNHTSLCHHATGTMREYVQKALAQNINVFGFSCHSPMAFDEAYRMSVQELPLYCEEVRALQEEFKDKIEILCALEVDYILHREDLLESCILEYPFDYLIGSVHFLGTWGFDNPAFIGEYAKVDMKECWKQYLKSIESMAQSGLFQIVGHFDLLKLFGHNIPPSCEIELTLALESIADNHLALELNPAGWRKPINEAYPSKSILHKAHKKGIPITFGSDAHSIEHIGFKYEDLCALAKSVGYNSALYFRQKQPQSIRF; this comes from the coding sequence ATGCGCATTGATTTACACAATCACACAAGCCTTTGTCATCACGCTACAGGCACGATGAGAGAATATGTGCAAAAAGCACTTGCGCAAAATATTAATGTATTTGGATTTTCTTGTCATTCCCCTATGGCATTTGATGAAGCCTATCGTATGAGCGTGCAAGAACTGCCTTTATACTGCGAGGAAGTGCGTGCCTTGCAAGAGGAATTTAAAGATAAAATTGAGATTCTTTGTGCGCTAGAGGTGGATTATATCCTCCATAGAGAGGATTTATTAGAATCTTGCATATTAGAATATCCCTTTGATTATCTCATTGGTTCAGTGCATTTTTTAGGCACTTGGGGATTTGACAACCCCGCATTTATTGGCGAATATGCTAAGGTGGATATGAAAGAGTGCTGGAAGCAATATCTTAAATCTATTGAGAGTATGGCACAAAGTGGATTGTTTCAAATTGTGGGGCATTTTGATTTACTTAAACTTTTTGGACATAATATTCCGCCCTCTTGTGAAATAGAGCTTACTTTAGCTTTAGAATCTATTGCTGATAATCATCTTGCACTAGAGCTAAACCCTGCAGGGTGGCGCAAACCTATTAATGAAGCCTATCCAAGCAAATCTATTTTACACAAAGCACATAAGAAAGGTATTCCTATTACATTCGGTTCAGATGCACATAGCATAGAACATATCGGATTTAAATATGAGGATTTATGCGCCTTAGCCAAAAGTGTGGGGTATAACTCTGCGTTGTATTTTAGACAAAAACAACCTCAAAGTATTAGATTCTAA
- a CDS encoding META domain-containing protein gives MTYKSFIKGALVVLVALTMSGCFVNLITQEYKDSLLEDEKQWYVYKFTLKDGQEFEPIWKEAQSTMSFDTEENRIFGVSVCNNYFATFALRGKKLKVSASGASRRLCHPSESSRYEFWFVRSLEGEFVIEKEGKEMRLKGEHATYYLRR, from the coding sequence ATGACATACAAATCTTTCATAAAAGGAGCTTTAGTTGTGCTTGTGGCATTAACTATGAGTGGATGTTTTGTGAATCTTATCACACAAGAATATAAAGATTCACTTTTAGAAGATGAGAAACAATGGTATGTGTATAAATTTACACTTAAAGACGGGCAGGAGTTTGAACCTATTTGGAAAGAGGCTCAATCAACTATGAGCTTTGATACTGAAGAAAATCGTATTTTTGGTGTGAGTGTGTGCAATAATTATTTTGCTACATTTGCACTAAGGGGTAAAAAACTTAAAGTAAGTGCTAGCGGAGCGTCTCGCCGACTTTGCCACCCAAGCGAAAGTAGTAGATATGAATTTTGGTTTGTGCGCTCTTTGGAGGGGGAATTTGTCATAGAAAAAGAGGGTAAAGAAATGCGTTTAAAAGGTGAGCACGCAACTTATTATTTGCGCAGATGA
- a CDS encoding YigZ family protein, whose translation MPIQAIGSFESKGSKFLSFLFPFAQFNESLSSLKEQHPKAVHFVSASRHYNEYGQILESFDDDKEPRGSSGTPSLNVLRGEELVEVGVVIVRYFGGTLLGVGGLVRAYTNAVQNAIESAKMQGLLVDYIHAETFELQIAYSALSVCEYEAKKLGLCFEKEAFLPFGVQVRVQGEKKYLEMFKTMYNNNFVFIANPK comes from the coding sequence ATGCCAATACAAGCAATAGGCAGTTTTGAAAGCAAAGGTTCAAAGTTTCTAAGCTTTCTTTTTCCTTTTGCGCAATTTAATGAAAGCTTATCAAGTTTAAAAGAGCAGCACCCAAAGGCTGTGCATTTTGTGAGTGCGAGTAGGCATTATAATGAATATGGGCAGATTCTAGAATCTTTTGATGATGATAAAGAACCAAGGGGAAGTAGTGGCACGCCAAGTCTAAATGTATTGCGTGGAGAGGAGCTTGTTGAAGTAGGCGTGGTAATAGTGCGATATTTTGGTGGCACATTATTAGGTGTTGGCGGTTTGGTGAGAGCTTATACAAATGCAGTGCAAAATGCAATAGAATCTGCTAAAATGCAGGGATTACTCGTTGATTACATACACGCGGAGACTTTTGAGTTACAAATTGCTTATTCTGCACTTTCTGTATGCGAATATGAGGCTAAAAAGTTAGGATTATGTTTTGAAAAAGAGGCTTTTTTGCCCTTTGGCGTGCAAGTGAGGGTTCAAGGAGAAAAGAAATACCTTGAAATGTTTAAAACAATGTATAATAACAACTTTGTTTTCATAGCAAATCCCAAATAA
- the hemJ gene encoding protoporphyrinogen oxidase HemJ, translating into MEYLYIKVLHIVALISWMAMFFYLPRLFVYHAQYADKLEFVEIVKLQEMRLYKYIGLPALVLTLLSGGVMIALNPALFKVADSGLWLHIKLIFVLLFVIYHFVCGYFIKTLDKGTCTKSHTFFRIFNEIPTLLVIVIVFLAVCKPF; encoded by the coding sequence ATGGAGTATTTGTATATTAAAGTGTTGCATATTGTAGCGCTCATTTCGTGGATGGCAATGTTTTTTTATCTCCCACGATTATTTGTTTATCACGCGCAATATGCGGATAAATTGGAGTTTGTAGAAATTGTCAAGCTCCAAGAAATGCGGCTGTATAAATATATTGGTTTGCCCGCATTAGTGCTTACTCTGCTTAGCGGAGGAGTGATGATAGCACTTAATCCTGCATTATTTAAAGTGGCTGATTCTGGCTTGTGGCTTCATATTAAGCTTATATTTGTGCTTTTATTTGTGATTTATCATTTTGTATGTGGATATTTTATTAAGACTTTAGATAAAGGCACTTGCACCAAAAGCCATACATTTTTTAGAATCTTTAATGAGATTCCCACACTTTTAGTTATTGTGATTGTCTTTTTGGCAGTGTGTAAGCCATTTTAG
- the argH gene encoding argininosuccinate lyase, giving the protein MAKLWGGRFELDSSALLEEFNASIFFDKQLWQEDIKGSKAHAKMLHKIGVLSEEETQEIINGLEIIAQRISRGEFVFNASDEDIHMAIESALTALIGDVGKKLHTARSRNDQVALDFRLYVLKSNKEIVNLLLELMASILAIAKVHTSTIMPGMTHLQHAQPINFGFALVAWACNFKRDVERLLSDYTRNNKCPLGSGALAGTPYGNDRIFLTQELGFDEPTLNAMDSVSDRDFALDMLYSLSMIMMHISRVAEELVLWSSSEFKFISLSDEYATGSSIMPQKKNPDVPELLRGKSGRVYGELMGLLCVMKGLPFAYNKDTQEDKEGVFDALKNVGLCLRILKECLKTMSIHPENMYKMAKIGHLSATDLADFLVRECGVAFRDAHHITGQVVAYAESKGVDISDLSEKEIMGVDSRIKQGVKAVLCLEYSMNARNTLGGTAVTQTCHQIEVLESFVREQMACLQVGRSKNE; this is encoded by the coding sequence ATGGCAAAATTATGGGGAGGACGCTTTGAATTAGATTCAAGCGCGCTTTTAGAGGAATTTAACGCTTCAATTTTCTTTGATAAGCAGCTATGGCAAGAAGATATAAAAGGTTCAAAAGCTCACGCAAAAATGCTTCATAAAATTGGCGTTTTGAGTGAGGAAGAAACACAAGAAATTATCAATGGACTTGAAATTATTGCACAGCGCATTAGTAGAGGTGAGTTTGTATTTAATGCAAGTGATGAAGATATACATATGGCAATAGAATCTGCTCTTACTGCACTTATTGGTGATGTAGGTAAAAAGCTTCATACTGCGCGTAGCCGTAATGACCAAGTGGCACTTGATTTTAGGTTATATGTGTTAAAAAGCAATAAGGAGATTGTTAATTTGCTTTTAGAGCTTATGGCATCTATCCTTGCAATAGCAAAAGTGCATACTAGCACGATTATGCCGGGTATGACGCATTTACAACACGCACAACCGATTAATTTTGGTTTTGCTCTTGTAGCGTGGGCGTGTAATTTTAAACGAGATGTGGAACGATTATTGAGTGATTATACGCGCAATAATAAATGTCCGCTTGGTAGTGGTGCATTAGCAGGCACACCTTATGGCAATGATAGAATCTTCCTTACCCAAGAGTTAGGGTTTGACGAACCTACGCTTAATGCAATGGATTCAGTAAGTGATAGAGATTTTGCCCTTGATATGCTTTATTCCCTTTCTATGATAATGATGCACATTTCTCGTGTGGCAGAGGAGCTTGTGCTGTGGAGTAGCTCGGAATTTAAATTTATCTCTTTAAGTGATGAATATGCTACGGGAAGCTCTATAATGCCACAAAAAAAGAATCCTGATGTGCCTGAACTTTTGCGCGGAAAGAGTGGGCGCGTGTATGGGGAGCTTATGGGACTGCTTTGTGTAATGAAAGGATTACCCTTTGCTTATAATAAAGATACGCAAGAGGATAAAGAGGGCGTGTTTGATGCACTTAAAAATGTGGGGCTTTGCCTTAGAATCCTCAAAGAATGTCTTAAAACTATGAGTATTCACCCTGAAAATATGTATAAAATGGCGAAAATTGGACATTTGAGTGCTACTGATTTGGCAGATTTTTTAGTGCGTGAGTGTGGTGTGGCATTCCGTGATGCACATCATATCACCGGGCAAGTCGTAGCGTATGCAGAGAGCAAAGGTGTAGATATAAGCGATTTATCCGAAAAAGAGATTATGGGTGTAGATTCTCGGATTAAACAAGGTGTAAAAGCTGTGCTGTGTTTAGAGTATTCTATGAATGCACGTAATACTCTTGGTGGCACAGCAGTAACACAAACTTGTCATCAAATTGAGGTGCTTGAATCTTTTGTGCGTGAGCAAATGGCGTGTTTGCAAGTAGGAAGGAGTAAAAATGAGTGA
- the ubiE gene encoding bifunctional demethylmenaquinone methyltransferase/2-methoxy-6-polyprenyl-1,4-benzoquinol methylase UbiE, with product MSEKQEQIVNMFNDIAPSYDRANRVMSLGIDVSWRKEACKKAYEALGKDEIQCVLDVACGTGDMLLHWHNEAQKAHKHITQMRGIDPSSGMLDVARKKLTPFFTSDTLMLDIGEAKALCVESQSVDILSIAYGLRNVVELDKALDEFVRVLKSGGVLVILEFMNNKPRGLLDIFMRFYTRKILPVVGGIISRNYGAYKYLPNSIEGFVSSEELANKLLQRGVKSYFIKGYSANISTLYVGVKV from the coding sequence ATGAGTGAAAAACAAGAACAAATTGTAAATATGTTTAATGATATTGCTCCGAGCTATGATAGGGCAAATCGCGTGATGAGTTTGGGTATTGATGTGAGTTGGCGTAAAGAGGCTTGCAAGAAAGCTTATGAGGCTTTGGGCAAAGATGAAATTCAGTGTGTGCTTGATGTGGCGTGTGGCACAGGTGATATGTTATTGCATTGGCATAATGAGGCACAAAAGGCACATAAACATATCACACAAATGCGTGGAATTGACCCTTCTAGTGGTATGCTTGATGTAGCTAGAAAGAAACTTACACCATTTTTTACATCTGATACTTTAATGCTTGATATTGGCGAAGCAAAGGCATTATGTGTAGAATCCCAAAGTGTAGATATTCTCTCAATTGCTTATGGATTACGCAATGTCGTAGAGCTTGATAAAGCACTTGATGAATTTGTGCGTGTGCTTAAAAGTGGGGGTGTTCTTGTAATTTTAGAATTTATGAACAACAAGCCTAGAGGGTTACTTGATATATTTATGCGCTTTTATACGCGCAAGATTCTTCCTGTAGTGGGGGGGATTATTTCTCGTAATTATGGAGCCTATAAGTATTTACCAAATTCTATTGAGGGTTTTGTAAGCAGCGAAGAACTTGCAAATAAACTCTTACAGAGGGGAGTGAAAAGTTATTTTATTAAAGGATATAGTGCTAATATTTCTACACTCTATGTAGGAGTGAAGGTATAA
- the mqo gene encoding malate dehydrogenase (quinone), whose translation MSEDSEVVLVGGGIMSLTLAAMLRELKPSLHISVYEMFEDLATESSSVWNNAGTGHQALCELNYTPQKEDGSIDVSKALKINQQFELSKEFWAYCIRKQILKGAHTFLNPVPHLSFVVDDIVPYLKKRYETLKDSPLFKNMIYTEDREQIKEWAPLLLEGRGETQKMAVTYMAGGSDVDFGEIARQFGEKLSQKEGFDVYTHHKVRDLTKEGNIWLLDVIDTKSYERKQVKAKFVFLGAGGGSFPLLQKSGIPEGRGYGGFPVGGLWLICNNREIIEKHNAKIYGKASIGDPPMSVPHLDTRIIRGKKELLFGPYAGFNTKFLKKGSFFDFPSSIRLNNFIPMIQAGIDNVPLTIYLIKQILSTDRMRMRKLEVFFPAAQFPDWNAQFAGQRVQVIKKDKNGRGSLQFGTEVITSSDGSLAALLGASPGASTVVDIMLEVLKRCFGDEMKTSAWQDKLAEMVPSYNRSLEENITHFNECRLKTAQTLHLPFDEI comes from the coding sequence ATGAGTGAGGATTCTGAAGTAGTCTTAGTAGGTGGAGGCATAATGAGTTTGACTTTGGCAGCAATGCTAAGGGAGCTCAAACCTTCTTTACATATCAGCGTGTATGAAATGTTTGAGGATTTAGCTACTGAAAGTAGTTCGGTATGGAACAATGCAGGAACAGGACATCAAGCACTTTGTGAGCTTAACTATACGCCACAAAAAGAAGATGGCAGTATTGATGTTTCAAAAGCATTAAAGATTAATCAGCAATTTGAATTAAGTAAAGAATTTTGGGCATATTGTATTAGAAAGCAGATTCTCAAAGGTGCTCATACTTTTTTGAATCCTGTGCCGCATTTGAGCTTTGTCGTTGATGATATTGTGCCTTATTTGAAAAAACGTTATGAAACACTTAAAGATTCTCCGCTTTTTAAAAATATGATTTATACTGAAGATAGAGAGCAGATTAAAGAATGGGCACCACTTTTACTTGAGGGACGAGGCGAGACACAAAAGATGGCAGTTACTTATATGGCTGGTGGAAGTGATGTTGATTTTGGTGAAATTGCACGGCAGTTTGGAGAAAAATTAAGCCAAAAAGAGGGTTTTGATGTTTATACTCATCATAAAGTGCGTGATTTAACCAAAGAGGGCAATATATGGTTATTAGATGTTATTGATACTAAAAGCTATGAGAGAAAACAAGTAAAGGCAAAATTTGTATTTTTAGGTGCGGGGGGAGGTTCTTTTCCGCTCTTGCAAAAAAGTGGCATACCCGAAGGGCGTGGCTATGGTGGATTCCCTGTGGGTGGTTTATGGCTTATATGTAATAATCGCGAAATTATTGAAAAACATAATGCTAAGATTTATGGTAAAGCATCTATTGGCGACCCGCCTATGTCTGTGCCACATTTAGATACGCGTATTATCAGGGGCAAAAAAGAATTGCTTTTTGGGCCTTATGCAGGATTTAATACGAAATTTCTTAAAAAAGGAAGTTTTTTTGATTTTCCCTCATCAATCCGTTTAAATAATTTTATTCCTATGATTCAAGCAGGTATTGACAATGTGCCATTGACAATTTACCTTATTAAGCAGATTCTCTCAACTGATAGAATGCGTATGCGTAAGCTTGAAGTATTTTTCCCTGCGGCGCAGTTTCCAGATTGGAATGCGCAGTTTGCAGGGCAAAGGGTGCAAGTAATTAAAAAAGATAAAAATGGTAGAGGAAGTTTGCAATTTGGCACGGAAGTGATTACTTCTAGCGATGGCTCTCTTGCAGCATTACTTGGAGCTTCACCGGGAGCTTCAACGGTGGTAGATATTATGTTAGAAGTGCTTAAACGTTGCTTTGGTGATGAAATGAAAACAAGCGCTTGGCAAGATAAGCTTGCTGAAATGGTGCCTTCTTATAATCGTTCTCTTGAGGAAAATATCACTCATTTTAATGAATGTCGTTTAAAAACAGCCCAAACGCTTCATTTGCCTTTTGATGAAATTTGA
- the hisD gene encoding histidinol dehydrogenase produces the protein MKYLDVRLPEFANEFQQVLSRGKMDMKEVSSLVQELLDEIRTEGLDALKKHIARFDKWEVKSFEDLRISPKECLNAYNQLSSELKSALHLAYDRIYAFHRKQKMQSWIDCEENGNILGSKFTPMERAGLYIPGGKAAYPSSLLMNAIPAIVAGVKEIVVCSPTPHNQANPLVLAALHLCGITEVYKVGGASAIGLMAYGCKEIPKVDVITGPGNIFVACAKKLVFGEVNIDMVAGPSEIAIIADSQANPLYIAYDLLSQAEHDEMASSILISDSAPLIESVQKHIEQILPSMPRAEIAGASIKNRAVMIYTRNLQESIEIANAIAPEHLEVLTTTPFDTLPYIKHAGAIFLGEHSSEPIGDYLAGPNHTLPTGGSARFFSPLGVEHFMKKSSIIAFSATALEEVGESCALLAQSESLSAHAQAVLTRLDSIKSKRE, from the coding sequence ATGAAATATCTTGATGTGCGTTTGCCAGAGTTTGCAAATGAATTTCAACAAGTCTTATCTCGTGGAAAAATGGATATGAAAGAAGTTTCATCTCTTGTGCAAGAATTGCTTGATGAGATTCGCACAGAGGGCTTAGATGCTCTAAAGAAGCATATTGCTCGTTTTGATAAATGGGAGGTAAAAAGTTTTGAAGATTTGCGTATCTCGCCAAAAGAGTGTCTTAATGCCTATAATCAGCTTTCTTCAGAATTAAAATCTGCACTTCATCTTGCTTATGATAGAATCTATGCTTTTCATCGCAAACAAAAAATGCAAAGTTGGATTGATTGTGAGGAAAATGGAAACATACTTGGCTCAAAATTTACTCCAATGGAGCGTGCAGGATTATACATTCCCGGTGGTAAAGCAGCTTACCCAAGCTCACTTTTGATGAATGCTATTCCTGCGATTGTTGCAGGAGTTAAAGAGATTGTTGTGTGTTCTCCTACACCGCATAATCAAGCTAATCCCCTTGTGCTTGCAGCATTACATTTGTGTGGTATTACTGAAGTATATAAGGTTGGTGGTGCGAGTGCCATAGGGCTTATGGCTTATGGGTGCAAAGAGATTCCTAAAGTTGATGTTATTACTGGTCCGGGCAATATTTTTGTTGCTTGTGCCAAAAAACTTGTTTTTGGCGAGGTAAATATTGATATGGTTGCAGGTCCAAGCGAGATAGCAATTATTGCAGATTCTCAAGCTAATCCGCTTTACATTGCCTATGATTTGCTTTCCCAAGCTGAACACGATGAAATGGCAAGTTCCATACTCATAAGCGATAGTGCCCCACTTATAGAATCTGTGCAAAAACATATTGAACAGATTTTACCCTCAATGCCTAGAGCAGAGATTGCAGGAGCGAGTATTAAAAATCGTGCAGTTATGATATATACGCGCAATTTACAAGAAAGTATAGAGATTGCTAATGCCATTGCTCCCGAACATTTAGAAGTTCTTACAACCACTCCATTTGATACGCTTCCTTATATTAAACACGCAGGAGCCATTTTCTTAGGAGAGCATTCAAGTGAGCCCATTGGAGACTATCTTGCGGGTCCTAATCATACGCTTCCCACAGGCGGAAGTGCGCGTTTCTTTTCACCGCTTGGAGTGGAGCATTTTATGAAAAAAAGTTCAATTATTGCTTTTTCAGCTACTGCATTAGAAGAAGTTGGGGAATCTTGCGCACTTTTGGCTCAAAGTGAATCTTTATCTGCTCACGCTCAAGCGGTTTTAACAAGATTAGATTCTATTAAATCAAAGAGGGAGTAG
- a CDS encoding DUF2018 family protein yields MDAFFEGTPLQKWQEIILNASPTLVGLELEALLERIAVYEALLEHQGIDIESAFVNYRFDETHKEALRVAKDNLAIESMAKILGNYE; encoded by the coding sequence ATGGACGCATTTTTTGAGGGCACGCCATTGCAAAAGTGGCAAGAGATTATCCTTAATGCTTCGCCTACTTTAGTAGGATTGGAGCTTGAGGCTTTGTTAGAACGTATAGCTGTATATGAAGCACTTTTAGAACATCAAGGTATAGATATAGAATCTGCATTTGTCAATTATCGTTTTGATGAGACTCATAAGGAAGCATTGCGTGTGGCAAAAGATAATCTTGCCATAGAATCAATGGCAAAAATATTGGGCAATTATGAATAA
- a CDS encoding polyprenyl synthetase family protein: MNIQFALERIKAYIHTYVQECKNEEVNALYGHLSYGKMLRSKLLLSISDMNEDALRVCALIEMIQSASLLHDDVIDESLTRRGIPSINATFGNKNAIMLGDVLYSKAFYELSCLDVRLAQSVSSAVVRLSVGEIEDVKLSLSFHTDKERYIRMCADKTAALIVAAAECGAILKGLNKNIYRIYGENLGIAFQIIDDILDITQDSQTLGKPSMSDFKEGKTTLPYMYLYEHLNADERSKLLECYGVHLNEEKQAWIRMQLQKYNIIAQSVADAQYYANKAIQSIVNEGNEKLKDIVTQMIERTF, from the coding sequence GTGAATATACAATTTGCACTTGAACGCATTAAGGCATATATTCATACTTACGTCCAAGAGTGTAAAAATGAAGAAGTAAATGCTTTATATGGACATTTAAGTTATGGGAAAATGCTTCGTAGCAAACTTTTGCTTTCTATTAGTGATATGAACGAAGATGCTTTAAGAGTGTGTGCCTTAATTGAAATGATACAAAGTGCCTCACTTTTGCACGATGATGTGATTGATGAATCTCTTACAAGACGCGGTATTCCATCTATTAATGCTACTTTTGGTAATAAAAATGCCATAATGCTGGGCGATGTGCTTTATTCTAAGGCATTTTATGAGCTAAGCTGTCTTGATGTCAGATTAGCTCAAAGTGTTTCTTCAGCTGTTGTTCGGCTTTCTGTGGGTGAAATTGAAGATGTAAAACTTTCACTTTCTTTTCATACAGATAAGGAGCGATATATTCGTATGTGTGCAGATAAAACAGCCGCACTTATTGTGGCTGCTGCGGAATGTGGTGCGATTTTAAAGGGTTTAAATAAAAATATTTATAGAATCTATGGTGAAAATTTAGGCATTGCTTTTCAAATAATTGATGATATTTTAGATATCACTCAAGATTCCCAAACACTTGGTAAGCCTTCAATGAGTGATTTTAAAGAAGGTAAAACGACTCTTCCTTATATGTATTTATATGAACATTTAAATGCAGATGAGCGTTCAAAATTGCTTGAGTGCTATGGTGTGCATCTTAATGAGGAAAAACAAGCGTGGATAAGAATGCAATTGCAAAAATATAATATCATCGCTCAAAGTGTCGCAGATGCTCAATATTATGCTAATAAAGCCATTCAATCTATTGTAAATGAGGGCAATGAGAAGCTTAAAGATATTGTTACACAAATGATTGAGAGGACATTTTAG
- the hemA gene encoding glutamyl-tRNA reductase, translated as MQEKMEVQYMVVSFSHKNVDIATREKLSFSQEEIVPFLQEINVCDSIRESILLCTCNRVELYVSMIDKKRAREHIYECFCTHKNIALEDIKNIALMRLNQYAIYHIFSVASSLDSLVIGETQITGQLKLAYKLAFENALCAKDMTRLMHFAFKCAASVRKETDISAHSVSVASTAVRMAEQKLALCDKTLENLPVLVIGSGEMGRLACKHLQNANAQITLVSRTKENARKLALELDSSINIESWEHLEQLLGQYEVLFSATSAPNCIIQSKMVQVSQKQRWWFDLALPRDIENIQMENLHIFCVDDLEEIVQEHKNAREDSAKKAQKILERYSVEFFKWLQTLGIDPIIKHIRYLAKQSALKELDRAVKKGFLPASYQQNVEKILHGAFNTFLHQPTIRLKQASENPQGDPIIEAMKNVFDISDDVVMLNGYKCEKDTIF; from the coding sequence ATGCAAGAAAAAATGGAAGTGCAATATATGGTGGTAAGTTTTTCACACAAAAATGTAGATATTGCTACGCGTGAGAAACTGAGTTTTAGCCAAGAAGAGATTGTGCCATTTTTGCAAGAGATTAATGTATGCGATAGTATTAGGGAGAGTATTTTACTTTGCACTTGTAATCGTGTGGAGCTTTATGTAAGTATGATTGATAAAAAAAGAGCAAGAGAACATATCTATGAATGTTTTTGCACACATAAGAATATAGCATTAGAGGATATAAAAAATATTGCACTTATGCGTTTAAACCAATATGCGATTTATCATATTTTTAGTGTGGCTTCAAGCCTTGATAGTTTGGTTATAGGTGAGACACAGATTACAGGACAACTTAAGCTTGCTTATAAACTTGCCTTTGAGAATGCGCTTTGTGCCAAAGATATGACTCGTCTTATGCACTTTGCCTTTAAGTGTGCTGCAAGCGTGCGAAAAGAGACAGATATTTCAGCTCATAGTGTATCGGTAGCTTCTACGGCAGTGCGTATGGCAGAACAAAAACTTGCTTTGTGTGATAAAACTTTAGAGAATCTGCCTGTTTTAGTTATCGGCAGTGGCGAAATGGGGCGTCTTGCGTGTAAGCATCTCCAAAATGCTAACGCTCAAATTACACTTGTTAGTCGCACAAAAGAAAATGCACGCAAACTTGCCTTAGAACTTGACTCTAGTATAAATATAGAATCTTGGGAGCATTTAGAGCAACTTTTAGGGCAATATGAAGTGCTTTTTAGCGCTACGAGTGCTCCAAATTGTATTATTCAATCAAAGATGGTGCAAGTGAGCCAAAAGCAAAGATGGTGGTTTGATTTGGCTTTGCCGCGTGATATAGAAAATATACAAATGGAAAATTTACATATTTTTTGTGTTGATGATTTGGAAGAAATTGTGCAAGAGCATAAAAATGCGCGTGAAGATAGTGCAAAAAAAGCACAAAAGATTCTTGAACGTTATAGTGTAGAATTTTTTAAATGGCTTCAAACTTTGGGGATTGACCCTATCATTAAACATATTCGTTATCTTGCCAAACAATCTGCCCTCAAAGAGCTTGATAGAGCGGTAAAAAAAGGATTTTTACCTGCTTCGTATCAACAAAATGTAGAGAAGATTTTGCACGGAGCTTTTAATACCTTTTTGCATCAACCAACAATACGGCTCAAGCAAGCAAGTGAGAATCCTCAAGGCGACCCTATTATTGAAGCAATGAAAAATGTGTTTGATATTAGTGATGATGTTGTTATGCTTAATGGCTATAAATGTGAGAAAGACACCATTTTTTAA